In the Balaenoptera ricei isolate mBalRic1 chromosome 1, mBalRic1.hap2, whole genome shotgun sequence genome, GAACCTGAggagaaacaggcacagagacatTAGGTagcttgcccaagaccacacagccgAGGCCACACCCTGTGCCCTCCCCTACTCACCATGCTGTCCCGATCATAAGCAGAAGCGTTATAAAGCTGGCCCTCTCCTGGCTACTCAAAGGCCGTAAGGGGTATTTAGGATGCTCCCGAGAAGGACTAAGAAGCCTCTCTCCCATGGAGACTGACCAGGGCAGCGCCTGGCCCTGGCTCATTGCCCCAAACTGGAGGCCCCAAGAGGAGAGGGTCAGGTGAGCCATGGAGGGCGTGAGTGACAGGCCATTTGGAGGTGATGTTCGACTGGCAGATTCTGGGCGACAGTCTCTCAATGAGGATGGGGGAGACTGGGGAGCTCTGCCCCGTGGGTGATCTTTCCAGAAATGGAGTCGGGCACCTGCTACGGAAAGGCATGAGGCTGGTACACATgaggagtgtttctccctctagaAACGCCGGGAAGATTTCtagggggcagggctgggtgccAAGAAGGAGCTGTCCCCGCTGTCTTGTGGGACCCAGGACACAGGCAGCTGGGGAGGCAGCCTGTAGTCAGCACCCTGGGAGCTGGTGTGGGCCCTGGAAGAGAGGTTTCCTTTCCCTGGGAAGGCAGTGGGTCTTCAGTGGGTCACGGGCATGGTGAGGGGAAGGGACGGAGGCACCCCTGAGCCCTGATCAGGGCACAGTGCAGAGAGCAGTCTTGCTGGAGCAGACCTGCATTAGGGCTAGAGAGTGTGCAGGACACAGCAGAGCCAGACTATTGGGTTAGAACATGGTTGTTCTAGTTTTGTGGCTCAGAAAAGCTGATTATCGGCCATTTCGTGTGGTTCGACCTAACTCATGCCCTTGGATATCAGTTTAAGCAGTTTGAACTTGAACTTGCAGTATGAGAAGCTGCTGATGGGGACAACACAGTGAACAGAGCGTCCAGACTGCTCATCTGGGAAAGGGGTGTAACATTTTGGATGGGAGTGCTTGGAGAAGACACCAGTTGCGGGGGTCTCACTGTAGTCCCAGTGAGAGTGACCATGGTCAGAAGGAAGGCAGTGGCCGTGAGGATGGAAGAAGGAGTAGGTGTGGGAATTTTTGTGTTAGAAGAATTAGCTAGACTTAGAaatgaagggaggagagagagatggatgcgtggatgggtgggtgggcgggtggatggatggatggatgaatggatggagagaagatgggtggatgatggatggatggagggagggaagatggatggatggatggatgatggagggatggagggaaggaagatggatggatggatggagggatgggtagatacatagataaatgggtaatggatggatggagagaagatggataaatggatagatggatggataaatggatgtgtggatggagggaagatggatggatgatggatggatggagggagggaggcaagatgtatggatggatagatggatggatggatggatggagggagggagggagggataatgGCAGGACGTGGATAGATGGACAGGCCCCCAGCCATTCTCTTCCATTTTCCCAGTACCAGGCACAGACATGAGAGATGGCAGAGTGGGTGGAGAGCTTCCCCTCAGGAATAGGGTGGAGGTAACTTGCTGCTTGGACATGAACCCATGACAGGGCCTCGTCCCAGCAAGTGTTTGCGGTGGGGTGAGCCTTCCCCCTCCTCTGGAGGAGCTGCCCACAGCGGGGCCTGGGGCTGCCTCATTCTGGCTCTCGGGCGCGCAAGGGGGATTCCAAGCCCCCGTAACCCTCCCACACCCCACACCGCCCGTCCCCACAGGATCTGCAGCGAGGACATCGAGTGCAGCGGGCTGACCATCCCCAGGGCCGTGCAGTACCTGAGCTACCAGGACGAGAAGTGCCAGGCCATCGGGGCCTATTACATCCAGCACACCTGCTTCCAGAATGAGCCTGCCAAGCAGCAGGTGAGTGGcctgggcggggcctgggcggggCAGCCTGACCCTGCACTTGAGCTGGTGGGGGCATTTGCCGTTGGCTCCTTCTGCCCCAGCCCAGCTGCCTGCGGCCAGGAGTGGGCCTGGCACTGCCCGAGGTCAGAACGGGCATCTTAACCCTCTGTGGGAGCAGAGCCCCTGGTGGAGGGGACGCCACTCGACCGTGTTTCCTCTGTTGGTCGTGGAAGAGACACTTGGTGACGGCCACGGGTTCAAAAGAGACCCCTCCTCAGATTCCACTAAGGAGGGACGTCTTCCTCCACTTCAacttcctccccctgccccctctctctgtttctgtctctcgtctgtctctgtttctatgtctctctctgcctgtgtctctctatgtctttgtttctgtctctttgtctctctctctgtccctgtctctgtctctctctgtctctgtttctctctctttctctgtctctctgtctctttctctctctgttgctgtctctctgcctctgtttctgtctctgtgtctctgtccctgtctctccATGGTGCCACCCTCTCTCACCAGGCGTCTGTGGTGGAGAACAGGGCTGTCTGTGTCTCTAAGCGTGGCTGGCAGGGAGGACTCCTCAAGTCCTCTGCTGTCAGCCCAAGGGTGCAGTCCCGTGAATGCATTTCCTAGGGTGCGCGGGGTCCATCTGCATCCAGTTCCTGCTGTATGAGGAGGCGTTTCCACGGGGGTCTCCCCGCCTTAGGGTTCTGAAGTGTGTTCCCGTCTGGTCCTCACCCCAGGCTCCTGAGGAGGAAagcggggctggggaggagggggctcaGGGAGTCCCGGCTAGGATGCGGGAGAGCTGGCGGCTAAGTCCTGCCTTCGCTCCGGGTCTGGCCGGTCACTATCACTCTGCGCTGCTTGTTTATTTCGGCCGCCCTGGGTGTTTCGGTCGGAGTGAAGCTGTTCCAAGTGGAGGGTCGTCAGCCCGCCTCACCGCCCTGCCCGGCGCTTGGCGCCCTGTCCCGCAGGTGTACCAGCTGGGCGGCATCTGCAAGCTGGTGAGCCTCCTCCGCAGCCCCAACCAGAACGTGCAGCAGGCCGCGGCCGGGGCCCTGCGCAACCTGGTGTTCCGGAGCACCACGAACAAGCTGGAGGCTCAGAGGCAGAGCGGCATCCGCGAGGCCGTCAGCCTCCTGAGGAGGACCAGCTGCACGGAGATCCAGAAGCAGCTGACCGGTGGGGAGCCCGGCCACAGAGAGTGGGGCGTCTGGGAGGCGCTGGGGCGGCCACAGCCCAGGACAGGGTGGGGCATGGGCGGCCTCAGGCTGACACCCCAGGAGTCCCATGGGACCGGTGCTGGCCAGGTTAGTCGTGTCCAGCTGGTGACCCTGGGTATCGTGTccctccatccatctgtccatgtccatccgtccgtccatccaCCATCTATGTGTGAGGGATAGAGGGCGGGGGTGGAGGCTTGGTGTCCAGGCAGGACCCGTACTCAGCAGACCCTGGGATTTGcaggtgaaggggagagagcaggTCAACAGGTCTTCAGCGCCTGTATCCAAGGCTTGTGCCAGCAAGCACTCAGGGTGGGGACACAGGGCACAGAAGTCACCGAGGAGACCTTGAGTGGGACGGGGAAGATGGGACCACATACAGAGCAACAGTAAGAGTTTCTGGGCTGACTTTTGGGTGGAAAACAGAGACCGTGAGAAGATTCTGAGTGCTAGCATTTGTATCAGAAAACACTGCTGAGTCTGATGTGTTTCGATCAGCTTCCCTATGTGTAACTTTGACCTGCACAGAGAATTGTAGGCGCTCTGCCCTCAAGAGCCTGCCGTCTAGTTGAGACGTGGGCAAGTGGGCTCACGGGATGATCAGATGACAGAGGCCCGTCCGGGAGGTGGGGTCCAGCCGGGGGTGGCACCGGGTCCCTGGTCTTCCTGACCCTGGcggtccccacccccagggctgctCTGGAACCTGTCCTCCACCGATGAACTGAAGGAGGAGCTCATCTCGGACGCCCTGCCCATCCTGGCTGACCGGGTCATCATCCCGTTCTCCGGCTGGTGCGATGGCAACAGCAGCCTGCCCCAGGAAGCCGTGGACGCTGAGGTCTTCTTCAACGCCTCCGGCTGCCTGAGGTGAGGGCGGGGGGCGCAGCCTGGCTCAGCCCAGGCTCAGCGGGGCAGGGCGCTGACGCCAGCCTGGCCTCCTGGGCCGACTCCCAGACGCGGCTGCGCCCCAGCTTCCCTGGGCCTGGTGGAGGCTCAGGACCCCGCCATCTCTGCTGAGGGGCTCTTCCTTAGGAATCTGAGTGGAAATGCTTGGATCTGAATAGCTAAACTGGCTCAGCTGTTTCCCCTTCTTCCACCCCACAAAATATGCCTTTCTTGTGCTGTCTCGAAGGGCATTTTTAGATACAGGTCTGCTGATGGGCTCCCGGCTGGGGTGCGAACAGCATCTGCCGTATTCCTCGGCGTGAAGATGGCACTGCTCTGCCCAGAGTTCCCTGAGTTCTGCCCCAGGGTGTGGCAAAGGCCCTGGAGGCTGTTGGCGGAGGGACCTAGGCGTGCTGCTTCCAGGGGGGTGGGCGGTATGGAGGTGGAGCTGTGGAGCAGATCCCCCCTAAGGGTCACACCTCCCTCTGACGGGCTTTGTCTTCCCCAACTCCTGCGAGCCCCAGCACAGGGGTACAGTTGGCTTGGGCTCCTCCCTGCCCGCCTCTGGCGGCAGCCTCTGGGGAGCAGAGAGGCTAGGGAGAGGCAGAGCGAGGGTAATCGAGGACTTTGTGGGGTGGCAGCAGTCACACCCCACCTGCACCAGGCAGAGGGGCCCAGACTGCCCGGGTGGGAGTGAGCCCACTGCTGGGGGCAGAACACAGCCTCCGCGGGGAGGGACGTCCAGTCCCCTGCCCAACAAGTGCCACGAGGGCAGGGTGTGTGCCTGGGCTGCCAGCGGCACTGGAGCCCTGGACACATAAAAGTTACGGGCCTGGGGAACCAGGTGGGCAAGAAGGGTGAAAAGAGCCGAGTTCCAGTGAGACCCCTTCCCAGCCTCAGCCAGGACTGAGCAGGATTGGCTGAAcgatttctctttccttccttggtCCTCATTTCTGTTTCCCGCttgttcctttcctcttctcttcccccctcctctcccccctgcatctcctcctctcccacctgtccccccccccacccctccccacccgccCCATGTCCTCCACCAGGAACCTGAGCTCCGTGGACACGGGGCGCCAGACCATGCGCAACTACACGGGTCTCATTGACTCCCTCATGGCCTATATCCAGAACCGCGTGGCGGCCAGCTGCTATGACGACAAGGTGAGCGTCGCCCCCAGGTGGCACCCCTGAACCTAGACTTCTCTCTGTCTCCAGTCAGTGAGGGCGGCCTGGGACTCCAGGTCCTGGTACTTTTCTCTCCCAGATTCCACAGGGCAGGTCTGCACTCCTGGGAGCCTTTAAGGCGTGGCCTGGTGGCCGGAAGGGACCCGGAGCCTGGCCAGCAGAGGGGACGTCTGGAGGCTGAGCACCCCGACCGTTCCCTGGCGGGTGGCGCCCGAGCAGTGGTTACAGGGGCAGGTCCTCTCCCGCACTTAGAGGCTTTGTGACTGTGACACTTCCCTcatctctctgttcctcagttcaCATCGTATCTACCTCGGGGGTTGTTCTAGGGACTCAGTTAATAAGCAAAACACGAAGAGAACTCCTGGCTCAGGGTGAGCTCTCTGTGAGCGTCCGCTGCCGCCCCCAAAGGCCCTGGTGGAGCCACCCTGTCACCCCCCAGGACTCTGGACACCTGCCCAGACAGACAGAAAGGGGAAATCAGGGCAGGAAGATAAACTGGAGGCTGAGGTCCTTCCGCACAGCAGGACGGAGACTGGCGAGCAGTCCCCAGGGGACTGGCCAGGCGTCACGGCCCCTGGGTCCTGCACACGGTTTCCCCGGGGAGGGATTTTTgtctcctgctccctcccctggAAGTGACAACCGGCTTCAGGAGACAGCCTGTCACTTGACTGCTCAGACTGGCCTCAGCAGCACCGTGATCTTCTGCTCTGGGTGGAACACCCCCTCCACCTGGGTGACCCCGGGCCCTGGAAGTCAGGGGCTCCCAAACCCCAGCAGGGCCGGACATCAGGAGGGCAGATCTGCTGCCTCACCCCCGAGCCGGGAGGGTTTACGGAAGGAAGGCAGCAAAGATCTGGGAGCAGCTGCCACTGGGAACTTCTTGGACCGTGGCGGGGTCTGTGCTGGCCCAGGGCAGCCCGAGGGGCCCGCCCTCTCGTTGGAGGGACTGTGGCAGCAGGGACTGAGCCGGGCGTTCGGGGGCTGAGCAGAGGCTCAGCGCCGTCTCTGCTCGGCCCCCAGTCTGTGGAGAACTGCATGTGCATCCTGCACAACCTCTCCTACCGCCTGGACTCCGAGGTGCCCACCCCCTACCGCCAGCTGGAGTACAACGCCCGCAACGCCTACACCGAGAAGTCCTCCACTGGCTGCTTCAGCAACAAGAACGACAGGATGATGGTGAGCGTGCGTGTCTGTCCGTGCGTCTGTCCGTCTGCTCCCGCTGAGTCCCCCGGATCCCACCGCCTCGTCCACCCCACCTCTCTGCCCTGCTGGAGCCTGAGACCAGTCCCCGGGGATGGACCCCTGCCCGACCTTGGCATCTTAATGACACTGGGGGTGTGTGTGCTTGGGATGTGGGAGCTGCTCAGACCCCCAGAGGCCAAAAGCTCCAGCCCCCTGTTTGCAGGCCTCGTCTCTCTTGCTGTGTGACTAGTAAAGTTTCCCCCTCTTCATCTCACCCCTGAAGATGGGGGGCAGCCTGGTTCCCACCGCCCCCTGAGCCCCCCAGGTCTCCCCAGAAGCGGGGGGCTGCTGCGGAGGGAGGATGGCTGCCGTCACCGTGCCGGCGGTGGAAGCCAGGCCCCGGACCACCCTTGTCGGCCCAGGGAGGGTCAAGCTCAGGCTGTGACTCTGGGAGGGGTGGAGGCGTCAGGGCGTGAGACCCACAGCAGCCTCATagctgggaggtgggggcagagctGGCCTGGGGCACCGAGGATGCTCTGTGCCCCGTGGAGACGGCAGAGGGCACAGTTGCCCCTCACCCACCGGGGAGCAGCTGCAGTGCACAGAGGAGGGGGCAGCGGGCGCTTGCTCATCTGGGAACCATGACCTTGAGGCTGGGGGAGCGGAATGCGTGGGTTCGGCTCCTCTCGACTCGCTTCTTGTCCCCAGAATGACAACTACGACTGCCCCCTTCCTGAGGAAGAGCCCAACCCCAAGGGCAGCAGCTGGCTGTACCACTCGAGCGCCATCCGCACCTACCTGAACCTCATGGGCAAGAGCAAGAAGGACGCCACCCTGGAGGCCTGCGCCGGCGCCCTGCAAAACCTGACCGCCAGCAAGGGGCTGGTGAGCGCCCCCCGCCCTGCACCTCTCTCTCCACCCGCAGTCCGGGCTCAGCTCTCCGCGTCCCCATGAACCGGGGCCTGCCTGAGTCAAGGGTCTGGCATGCGTaggctctgggccaggcactggggacgTGTGGAGGGAACATCCTCAGCCCCTGGGAACGCCCAGGTGGAGGACAGGGGCTGTGGAACCCAGCTCTCCTGGATTCTGTCTGTGCCGCAGAATCTGCCTCCTGGTGTCCGGCCCTGGGCTGGCCTCGGGCTGTGCCTGGGATGGGGGACAGGATGAAGGGCGTGTTTGTGGTAGGAGAGGAGTCTCCTCTTTGCTGAACTGACAGGGGTGGAAATAGAGGGTCTGGGGTGTGGGCAGGTCCAGAGGAAGATGTGACAGGATCGGGAGAGGTTTTGAGGCCACAGGCAGGGCCGGGTGGGGCCCTGGGAGGCACGTCTGCAGCCACCCCGCCCTCCTGTTTGCTCAGGACAGCAGGGGGCGGGCGGAAGGAGGACAAGGGTGAGTTGAGGGTAAAGGAGGAACCCCCACTGTGAGGGGATAGGCCGGGGGTCCTCGAGAACCCCACACCAGCCTGGACCAGGTTACGGCCAGGATGGCTTTGCTGCCAGCGGCCCGGGTGGGCTGACCTGGATTGCACCTCCACGAGGCACAGGCCCCGCTCTTATCCATCCTTGACTCAAGTACGTACTGATTCCACAGAAGGCAAGGAGGTTGGCAGAGGATGGTGGGCACTTCCTCAGGTGACAGGTGCCCTCGATCAGAGGCTTCACGTGAGCAGTTAGTGCCGGGAAGGGTGAGGCCGGCAGAGCGGCAGCCGCTGGCACCGGCTTAATCTGGAAGTTGACTCTGGGGCCCCTCCCACCGTGAATGAGGGACCGGAGACTTCCCTTCTTCCCTGGGCTCCAGGCTGCCCCGGGTGAGGTGCAGGTGCGTGTCTGCCCGGGGCTTTGTTCTGCAGTCACCCGGGTGGGAGCaaatgtgtgtctgtctctgcttCCAACATGGAAGAGAGAAGGTTCTGAGGTCTCTCGGTTTGGGGTAACTGGCCCTCTCCGGCCTGCCGGGCGGCCTGGGGAGGCCAGCCAAGGCCTCACTCGTCCGTCCCTTCCCTCAGATGTCCAGCAGCATGAGCCAGCTGATCGGGCTGAAGGAGAAGGGCCTGCCTCACATCGCCAACCTCCTGCAGTCGGGCAACTCAGACGTGGTGCGGTCCGGAGCGTCCCTCCTGAGCAACATGTCCCGCCACCCCGCGCTGCACAGGGTGATGGGTGAGCTCCGCGTGGCTCAGGCCAGCCCCCACCCCCTCGAGGGGGACCCCCGCTTTCCAGAGCCTACCGAAAGGTTACCCTCTGACcgctccctggggtgggggggagctggCCCAAGAGAGGCTCGGGCACAGGAAGGGGCAGGTCACCTGAGGATGGGACACAGGTGTGCGAGGTCCCCTACGGTCCCAAGCCCTGGGTTGGAGCCGCCAGGCCTGGGGCCCCATGGGAGCCCTCGGTCACCTGACCCCGtgccctcccctcctttctctcccagggAACCAAGTGTTCCCAGAGGTGACCAGACTCCTCACCAGCCATACCGGCCACACCAGCAACTCGGAGGACATCCTGTCCTCGTCCTGCTACACCGTGAGGAACCTGATGGCGTCGCTGCCGGGGATGGCCAAGCAGCACTTCTCCAGCGGCATGATCAACAACGTCATCAACCTGTGTCGCAGCAGGTGGGCAGGTTGGGGCCCCTCCgtcccctccccggccccgcGGAGCAACAGTACTGCAGCCTGAGCAGGCCGAGTGGTGCCGGGGAGCTGTGCGGTGCAGGGCGGGGGTGGCGGGGAGGCCGACCAGGAGGGAAGTTCAGAAGCTGAGCTCTAACATCCAGGCCTCGGGCAGCACACTTCCCGGCCAGGGCACCGAGGGACACTGAGTCCTCGTGGGCCAGCAGGAGGCACGGAGCAGCAGACCCAGCCTCTCTCACCCACGGGCCTCTCTCCTCCGAGGACAAGGCCAGGGGATGGGACCGGGGCCCCGAAGAGAGTCCCGGGTACCTCTAGGCGGGCAGGGGCCTGGGGTTGTGCCCGCTGTGTAGAGTGACCCCCAGTGGGGCTGTGCTCTCAGGCACCCAGGGGCTGCCCCACGAGGAGGTGAGGGGGGGACGGAAGGGGGTGTTCGTTCATCCTCAAGTTGCTGGAGTCTCACCCCTGATGAACTTCCACCCGTGCAGTGCCTCCCCCAAGGCTACAGAGGCCGCCCGACTCCTCCTGGCTGATATGAGGTCCAACAGGGAGCTGCAGGGGGTCCTCAGACAGGTAAGGGCCCACACCTTTCACCCCTGCCGGCGAGGCTTTCCTGCTCCTTCCCGGCCCTGACTCAGGTCCGTGAGGCTCAGGAAGGGAGAAGCCGGCCCCTCGGTGACTGGGATCCGGCCGCTGACACATCTCAGCCCAGGGCCTGAGAAGATGCTGAGGGAGTGGAGGACAGAGGAAACCCAGGAAGTGCCGCAGAGGCCTGGGAGTGGGGGGTCTTCTGGGAACGAACTGAGAAGCAGGCGGGCCAAAGGCACATCACGCCCTTGGGGGCACGTGTGCACTCTGGCTGGGAGGGCGGGTTTGGGCTGCATGACGAGACCCCATCAAGTTTAGACTGAAGGGTTTGCTTTTGGCGCTGGGAAGCCACTGAGGGTTGGGAGGGGAGGGTTACATGCCGAAACCAGCCCTAGGAAGGCTCCCTTCATGCACTCTGCAGGACGGAGTGGACACGAGACCCGGCTGCTGGATTTGTCCGGTGGCAACCTTGCCCCTCTGTCCCCaacacctcccccctccccagccgcACGGTCGGGTCCAGTTCTGTAGGAGCCCTTCATGCTGCCTGACCTCCTTTCCCATCTCGGGGGCAGCCGCTCTGTAGACCGAGGTGTCAGCAGCGGCGAGGGTGGAGGAGAAGGGCAGGGGCAGAAGAAACCGGCGGGTCGGGCTAC is a window encoding:
- the PKP1 gene encoding plakophilin-1, which encodes MNHSPLKTALAYECFQFQDNSTLALPSDRKIKTGTSGWQRVQEQVMMTVKRQKPKSSQSSTLSHSNRGSMYDDNYNSGGTTSRSSYYSKFQAENGSWGYPIYNGTLKQGADNKHFSSYSQMESWGRQYPRSSNPPGAGSDICFMQKIKASRSEPNLYCDPRGTLRKGTLGSKGYKIPQNRYSIYSTCSSQKAVKKYPVRQVSCISKQDSVYVQPTSCTKDQSFSHSRASSKICSEDIECSGLTIPRAVQYLSYQDEKCQAIGAYYIQHTCFQNEPAKQQVYQLGGICKLVSLLRSPNQNVQQAAAGALRNLVFRSTTNKLEAQRQSGIREAVSLLRRTSCTEIQKQLTGLLWNLSSTDELKEELISDALPILADRVIIPFSGWCDGNSSLPQEAVDAEVFFNASGCLRNLSSVDTGRQTMRNYTGLIDSLMAYIQNRVAASCYDDKSVENCMCILHNLSYRLDSEVPTPYRQLEYNARNAYTEKSSTGCFSNKNDRMMNDNYDCPLPEEEPNPKGSSWLYHSSAIRTYLNLMGKSKKDATLEACAGALQNLTASKGLMSSSMSQLIGLKEKGLPHIANLLQSGNSDVVRSGASLLSNMSRHPALHRVMGNQVFPEVTRLLTSHTGHTSNSEDILSSSCYTVRNLMASLPGMAKQHFSSGMINNVINLCRSSASPKATEAARLLLADMRSNRELQGVLRQQGLDRNMLGTLAGTSSLRSFTSQF